The proteins below come from a single Eucalyptus grandis isolate ANBG69807.140 chromosome 3, ASM1654582v1, whole genome shotgun sequence genomic window:
- the LOC104438471 gene encoding glucan endo-1,3-beta-glucosidase 8, translated as MTMFSIGSSVGVNWGTQSNHQLPPEKVVKMLKENGIKKLKLFEYDEKILGALAGSKIEVMLAVPNYMLEIMSVDPSFAASWVDTNVTSYRYTGGVNIKYIAVGNEPFLQSYNHKYVRQVLPALRNIHEALHRARLSSKVKVTVPFNADVYYSPPPNEYPSSGDFRPEVRDAAIEIIHFLYINDSPFTVNIYPFLSLYQNQNFPVDFAFFDGTTEPVKDGDRVYTNVFDANFDILVSALTKAGYSDMEILVGEIGWPTDGDKFANIKNAQRFNQGLLKHALSGDGTPARKGVIDVYLFSLIDEDTKNIDPGNFERHWGLFEYDGKPKYELDLSGSEKDTRLVPVMGVSYMPRRWCILNPELNDLTDLGENIDYACKSSDCTALGYGSSCNNLSSQGNASYAFNRYYQMNDQRIMACDFQGLAEVTENDPSTEECQFPLMLASGDSMSWNQGSLHTSFRFYLWFLVFWVIL; from the exons ATGACCATGTTCTCAATTGGGTCAAGCGTTGGAGTGAACTGGGGAACGCAGTCAAACCACCAGCTCCCGCCAGAGAAAGTTGTGAAAATGctgaaagaaaatggcatcaAGAAGCTGAAACTGTTCGAATATGATGAGAAGATTCTGGGGGCTCTCGCTGGGAGCAAAATCGAAGTGATGCTTGCCGTTCCTAATTACATGCTGGAGATTATGAGCGTGGATCCAAGTTTTGCTGCCTCTTGGGTGGACACGAATGTCACCAGTTACCGATACACCGGTGGAGTTAATATCAA GTACATTGCTGTAGGAAATGAGCCCTTCTTGCAAAGCTACAATCACAAGTATGTCCGACAAGTATTGCCAGCCCTCCGGAACATTCACGAGGCCCTCCACCGTGCCCGGCTAAGCTCCAAGGTCAAAGTTACGGTCCCGTTCAACGCCGATGTCTACTATTCGCCGCCCCCAAACGAGTACCCTTCTTCCGGTGACTTCAGGCCTGAAGTTCGTGATGCAGCGATAGAAATTATTCACTTCCTATACATAAATGATTCGCCTTTCACCGTCAACATCTACCCCTTCCTCAGCCTCTACCAAAACCAAAATTTCCCTGTTGACTTTGCCTTCTTCGACGGAACGACTGAGCCCGTCAAAGATGGGGATCGGGTGTATACAAATGTGTTTGACGCGAACTTCGACATACTCGTCTCGGCCTTGACTAAAGCAGGGTACTCTGACATGGAGATCTTAGTTGGAGAAATTGGGTGGCCGACTGATGGCGACAAGTTTGCAAACATCAAAAATGCCCAGAGGTTCAATCAGGGCCTGCTGAAGCATGCCTTGAGTGGAGACGGCACGCCGGCAAGGAAAGGAGTGATCGACGTGTACCTCTTCAGCCTAATCGACGAGGACACAAAGAACATAGATCCGGGGAACTTCGAGCGGCACTGGGGATTGTTCGAGTATGATGGGAAGCCAAAGTATGAACTGGACTTGTCAGGATCGGAGAAGGACACCCGCCTTGTCCCAGTCATGGGCGTGTCCTACATGCCGCGGAGGTGGTGCATTTTGAACCCCGAATTGAATGATCTAACAGACCTAGGAGAGAACATAGACTATGCTTGCAAATCTTCCGACTGCACTGCTCTGGGTTATGGGTCGTCCTGTAACAACCTGAGCTCGCAGGGCAATGCTTCCTATGCATTCAACAGGTACTATCAGATGAATGACCAACGTATCATGGCCTGCGATTTCCAGGGTCTTGCCGAGGTCACTGAGAATGACCCGTCCACGGAAGAATGCCAATTCCCGTTGATGTTAGCGTCCGGAGACTCGATGTCCTGGAACCAGGGATCGCTACATACTTCGTTCAGATTCTATTTGTGGTTTCTGGTTTTCTGGGTAATTTTATAG